The following coding sequences lie in one Saccharopolyspora hordei genomic window:
- a CDS encoding LppU/SCO3897 family protein, translated as MTHPQQFGQYPQQQQPQWGPPPQVPPQGAPAGAPPMPPQGGYPGGQPQGFPGGPPPQAPKGNGVVQKVLGLVGTVVVGIIVVVVVALLRTVDGGGIAVGECIDLTNPSTTAPEWETAPCGSPQSDFKVAKQLDGMKSCGSDYDSLTKSGDYTMCMVPDVSVGDCLTAPALDISTKVPCSDPDAAQQVTTAVNNSSGEAACREDSEQYLTWDEPPLTVCVKSV; from the coding sequence GTGACTCATCCACAGCAATTCGGTCAGTACCCGCAGCAGCAGCAACCGCAGTGGGGCCCGCCGCCCCAGGTGCCTCCGCAGGGTGCCCCGGCCGGCGCGCCGCCGATGCCGCCGCAGGGCGGCTACCCGGGCGGCCAGCCGCAGGGCTTCCCGGGTGGTCCGCCGCCGCAGGCGCCGAAGGGGAACGGCGTCGTGCAGAAGGTGCTGGGACTGGTCGGCACCGTGGTCGTCGGCATCATCGTCGTGGTGGTCGTGGCCCTGCTGCGCACCGTCGACGGTGGCGGGATCGCCGTGGGCGAGTGCATCGACCTCACCAACCCGAGCACGACCGCGCCGGAGTGGGAAACCGCCCCGTGCGGGTCGCCGCAGTCCGACTTCAAGGTGGCCAAGCAGCTCGACGGGATGAAGAGCTGCGGCAGCGACTACGACTCGCTGACCAAGTCCGGTGACTACACCATGTGCATGGTGCCGGACGTCTCGGTCGGCGACTGCCTGACCGCGCCGGCGCTGGACATCTCCACGAAGGTGCCGTGCTCGGACCCGGACGCCGCGCAGCAGGTGACCACCGCGGTGAACAACAGCAGCGGTGAGGCCGCGTGCCGCGAGGACTCCGAGCAGTACCTGACCTGGGACGAGCCGCCGCTCACCGTGTGCGTGAAGTCCGTGTGA
- a CDS encoding DNA repair helicase XPB, protein MTDGPLIVQSDKTLLLEVDHALAEEARTAIAPFAELERAPEHVHTYRITPLALWNARAAGHDAEQVVDGLVRFSRYPVPQPLLVDIVETMGRFGRLQLVNHPAHGLVLKSLDRAVLEEVLRNKKIKPMLGQRIDDDTVVVHPSERGRLKQMLLKVSWPAEDLAGYVDGEAHPITLEQNGWQLRDYQAQAVQSFWAGGSGVVVLPCGAGKTLVGAAAMAEAQATTLILVTNTVAGRQWKRELVERTSLTEDEIGEYSGEKKEIRPVTIATYQVITRKSKGEYKHLELFDSRDWGLVIYDEVHLLPAPVFRMTADLQSRRRLGLTATLVREDGREGDVFSLIGPKRYDAPWKDIESQGWIAPAECVEVRVTLTDDERLQYATADAEERYKLCSTARTKTPVVKAILDRHPGEPALVIGAYLEQLHELGEALDAPIVEGSTKNKEREALFDAFRRGEINRLVVSKVANFSIDLPEASVAVQVSGTFGSRQEEAQRLGRLLRPKADGKQAHFYSVVSRDTLDTDYAAHRQRFLAEQGYAYRIVDADDLLGPAVPEVG, encoded by the coding sequence GTGACCGACGGACCCCTGATCGTCCAATCCGACAAGACGCTGCTGCTCGAGGTCGACCACGCCCTCGCCGAGGAAGCGCGCACCGCGATCGCGCCGTTCGCGGAGCTGGAGCGCGCCCCCGAGCACGTGCACACCTACCGCATCACGCCGCTGGCGCTGTGGAACGCGCGCGCCGCCGGGCACGACGCGGAGCAGGTGGTGGACGGCCTGGTGCGCTTCTCCCGCTACCCGGTGCCGCAGCCGCTGCTGGTCGACATCGTCGAGACGATGGGCCGCTTCGGCCGGTTGCAGCTGGTCAACCACCCCGCGCACGGGCTGGTGCTGAAGTCCCTCGACCGCGCGGTGCTCGAAGAGGTGCTGCGCAACAAGAAGATCAAGCCGATGCTGGGCCAGCGCATCGACGACGACACCGTCGTGGTGCACCCCAGCGAGCGCGGCCGGCTCAAGCAGATGCTGCTCAAGGTCAGCTGGCCCGCCGAGGACCTGGCCGGGTACGTCGACGGCGAGGCGCACCCGATCACGCTGGAGCAGAACGGCTGGCAGCTGCGCGACTACCAGGCGCAGGCGGTGCAGTCGTTCTGGGCCGGCGGCTCCGGCGTCGTGGTGCTGCCCTGCGGCGCGGGCAAGACGCTGGTCGGCGCGGCGGCCATGGCCGAGGCGCAGGCCACCACGCTCATCCTGGTCACCAACACCGTCGCCGGCCGGCAGTGGAAGCGGGAGCTGGTCGAGCGGACCTCGCTGACCGAGGACGAGATCGGCGAGTACTCCGGCGAGAAGAAGGAGATCCGCCCGGTCACCATCGCCACCTACCAGGTGATCACGCGCAAGTCCAAGGGCGAGTACAAGCACCTGGAGCTGTTCGACTCCCGCGACTGGGGCTTGGTCATCTACGACGAGGTGCACCTGCTGCCCGCCCCGGTGTTCCGGATGACCGCCGACCTGCAGTCCCGGCGGCGCCTGGGGCTCACCGCGACGCTGGTCCGCGAGGACGGCCGCGAGGGCGACGTGTTCTCGCTCATCGGCCCCAAGCGCTACGACGCGCCGTGGAAGGACATCGAGTCGCAGGGCTGGATCGCCCCGGCCGAGTGCGTCGAGGTCCGGGTGACGCTCACCGACGACGAGCGCCTGCAGTACGCCACCGCGGACGCCGAGGAGCGCTACAAGTTGTGCTCCACGGCGCGCACCAAGACCCCGGTGGTCAAGGCGATCCTGGACCGGCACCCCGGCGAGCCGGCCCTGGTCATCGGCGCCTACCTGGAGCAGCTGCACGAGCTCGGCGAGGCGCTGGACGCCCCCATCGTGGAGGGCTCGACGAAGAACAAGGAGCGCGAGGCGCTGTTCGACGCGTTCCGGCGCGGGGAGATCAACCGGCTGGTGGTGTCGAAGGTCGCGAACTTCTCCATCGACCTGCCGGAGGCGTCGGTGGCGGTGCAGGTGTCCGGCACCTTCGGCTCGCGCCAGGAGGAGGCGCAGCGGCTCGGCCGGCTGCTGCGGCCGAAGGCCGACGGCAAGCAGGCGCACTTCTACTCCGTGGTCTCGCGGGACACGCTCGACACCGACTACGCGGCGCACCGGCAGCGGTTCCTCGCCGAACAGGGCTACGCGTACCGGATCGTCGACGCCGACGACCTGCTCGGTCCCGCGGTCCCGGAGGTCGGGTGA